The Akkermansiaceae bacterium genomic interval TCGGAAAATGCCGGTGTCTCCACGCCCATCTTGTGCGCCACGGAGAGCAGCACGTTGGAGAGCGGGGGATGTTTTTCCGGATCGTTCGCGAGGTGTTGGCCGTGCTTCATGCCGAGGGCCGCGCCACCGGCGACGAGCAGGGGCAGGTTCTTCGGGGAGTGCTCGCCCTTCGGCCCGCTGTTCATGCCGGAACCATAGACGATCATCGTGTGGTCCAGCATGGGTCGGCCGCCTTCCGTGGTGGTCTTCAGGAAGGTCATGAAACGGGAGAGCCGTTCGAGATACTGTCGGTCCACTTCCGCCAGGCGGCGCAACATTTCCGGATCCCCGCCGTGGTGGGAGAGTTCGTGGTGGTTCTGCCCGCCGGGTCCGTAGCCGCCTGCCTCCCGCGCCCACTGGAAGGTGATGATGCGGGTGGCGTCCGTGACGAAGGCGAGGTAGCTGATCTCCATCATCACATCCAGCCACATCGGCCGGTCGTGGGCGTCGCCGGGCTTGCTGTTCAGTTGGAGGCCTTTCGCATCCACCTGTGGCTTCGGCACGTCGATCCACTCCACCTGCCGCCGCACGCGCAGCTCGGTTTCGCGCACGGAGGCGAGGTATTCATCGAGCTTCGATTTGTCCGCCGTTCCCAGCTTCCGCTCCAGAGCCTTCGCTTCGCCCAGCACTTCGTCCAGGATGCTGCGTTTTTCCGCGTACCGCTTCAGCGTCGCCTCGCGGGATGCGGCGTCCTCGGGGATGAATAGGCGGTCGAACAACCTCTGCGGGCTGTTTTCCGCGGGGAGCGGGGTGCCGTTCCGGTCGAAGGCCAGCGTGTGGCTGTGCAGGGCGGGGCCGGTGCCGCTCTGGTCCGCGAGCTGGAGGGAGGGGAAGCGGGTCTTTTCCCCGATCTTTTCCGCGATGACCTGGTCGATGGACACGCCGTTCGTGTAGTCCTTCCCCGGGACGGCCCGCAGATCCGCGCCGGTGAGCCAGGTATCCGCGCCGCTGTGGCCGCCTGTGCAGCGCGGGTGGCCCAGCCCGGTGAGCACGCTGAAGTCATCCCTGTGTGCCTCCAGCGTCCGCAGGGTGGGGGAGAGTCCGTAGCCTTTTCCCGCTGCCTCCGGCATCCAGTCCAGGATGTTCACCCCGTTGGATACATAGCAGAAGATCGCCCGTGGGGCGGGGGATGTCCCCGCATCCGCCAGCGGACGGTAGGTGGAGGGGGCGGCATGCAGCGTGCGTGGCAACATCGCCTCCAGCAAGGGCAGCGAGAGGGAAACGCCGAGGCCGCGCAGCACGGTGCGGCGGGAGAGAGGGTGGCGGAGATTGGGGTGCATCTGTCCTTGGGGTCCGGCGTTCTCAGCGGCGGCGGCGGCTCATGGAGACGCCCATGGCGGTGATTGCCATGAGCGTGGAGGAGACTTCCGGGATGGGGATGTGGGGCACGACATCCGCCCAGGTGTTCCCGATGCGGAGTTCATCGAAAATGAAGGCCTGGTCCGTGTCGGGAGCCGCGCCGAAGCGGACGCCGTGCATGTCATAGGCGCCGGGGTTGATGTAGTAGGCGTCACGGGTCGCACCGACCGTATTGGCCGCTTCCGATGTCAGATCGACGGGGTTGAGGTAGAAGGACAAAAGATCCCGTCCGCCCGAGCTTCCCCCGCCTTCCTCGATTTTCATCACGAAGAAATAGGTCGTGCCGGCGATGAGGGGGCTGAGGGTGGAGGAACCGCCGGTCGCGCCGTTGCCCGTGAAGTTGATCGTGCCATCGGCGGCGATGGACAGGCCGAAGGAACGATTGGACGAATCCACGGTGTAGGTGGTGAGGAAATTGATGGAACTGGCGATGACGGAACCCTCGAACGAAAACATGCCGGACATGTAGATGGAGGCCGGGAACGTATCGGTGATGCCCAGATTGAGATTCCGGGAATACGTCCGTGTTGTCGTGCCGGTATTTCCCTGGCGGAAAATGGATGTCTGCCCGGTGGTGGTCACGAGGGCCATCCCACCGGTGGAATAGGACATCTGCTGGTCCTGGACCTTGGCGTAGGTGTTGGCGGATTGCTGGCCGCCCAGGACCCAGCCATCTGCGGTGAAACCGCTGGCGGGAGGATTCTGGCCGGTGCCCGGGCCGCTGTTGCCGAACACGAGGGCATCGCCCGAACTGACATAGCCTCCGGTATGGCTGTAGCCTCCGGGCGCGGTGCCGAACCCTTCATAGGCGAGCAGGGCCGCGCCCGCGTGGGACGCCGACAGGAGGAGGAAGGAGCAGGGGAGAATGGCGGAGGGAGGGATTTGCATGGCTTTGGCGGGAGGTTATTTGGTGATGAAGGACTCCGAGGTGACGATGGATTTGATGAGCGAACGCAGCGTGTTCTTTTCCTTCCGCATGGCGGCGGTGAAGGAGCGGATGGCGGGCCGGTCGGAAAAGCCCAGCTCGCGCCCCAGCGCGTAGGTGGTGAGCTGGGTGGCCAGCGCGTTGAGGAACAGATCGTCCTTTTCCAGCAACGCATCCTGGAGGCCGCGCACGCCGGTGAATTCCGTGCCGTCCGGCATCTTCGCGGAGGCGTCGATCACGGGATCGTTCTTCTCGATGCGGCCGTTGTAGCCATGTCCTTCCTGCTCGCGCCATTTCCCGCAGGCGTCGAAGTTCTCCAGCGCGAGGCCCAGCGGGTCGATCTTGTCATGGCAGCGCGCGCAGCTCTCCACCTCCCGGTGGATGGCCAGCCGCTGG includes:
- a CDS encoding DUF1552 domain-containing protein, with product MHPNLRHPLSRRTVLRGLGVSLSLPLLEAMLPRTLHAAPSTYRPLADAGTSPAPRAIFCYVSNGVNILDWMPEAAGKGYGLSPTLRTLEAHRDDFSVLTGLGHPRCTGGHSGADTWLTGADLRAVPGKDYTNGVSIDQVIAEKIGEKTRFPSLQLADQSGTGPALHSHTLAFDRNGTPLPAENSPQRLFDRLFIPEDAASREATLKRYAEKRSILDEVLGEAKALERKLGTADKSKLDEYLASVRETELRVRRQVEWIDVPKPQVDAKGLQLNSKPGDAHDRPMWLDVMMEISYLAFVTDATRIITFQWAREAGGYGPGGQNHHELSHHGGDPEMLRRLAEVDRQYLERLSRFMTFLKTTTEGGRPMLDHTMIVYGSGMNSGPKGEHSPKNLPLLVAGGAALGMKHGQHLANDPEKHPPLSNVLLSVAHKMGVETPAFSDSTNDFAELYRG